Part of the Arthrobacter globiformis genome is shown below.
GCGGCCGGCTACCCGGGCGGGTCAGCTCCCGATGGCGGGTCAGTCCAGGATGGTGATGGACGGCGACGGCGATGGGCCGGAGACCGGCAGAAGCGTGCCAGGTAGGACTTAAGAACCGTCAGACTAGGCCTTAAACGGAAAAAGCAGGGGCGCCATATGCAAAATGGCGCCTCTGCTTTCCTGTTTCCCCGTTCGTGAACTTCGCGGAGGGGACGTTGTGCGGCTACCTGTGGTGGGCGGCGAGGCGTGCAGGCCGTTCCGTACCCCAGGCTGCCGCCTTTTCGTACGTCTGTGCAGCCCGAAGCACCTTGCGGTCGGCGTGCCGAGGGCCGATGATCTGCAGGCCCGCCGGGAGGCCGGCCGCGGTGAAGCCGCAGGGAACGCTGATCGCCGGCTGCTGTGTCATGTTGAACGGGTAGGTGTACGGAGTCCAGCTGGTCCAGTTGGGGGAATGCCAGCCTTCAGGCGCATCCAGATCCCGGGGGAAAGCGGGGATGGGGAGGGTGGGCGTCAGGAGCAGGTCGTAGGTTTCATGGAACAGCCCCATTTTCACCCCAAGGTCCATACGCACAGCGGTGGCACCAAGGAAGTCAGAGGCGCTGATCTCGCCCTGCTCCTGGATGGAACGGCGCAGCCCGGGATCCACCTTGTTGATGGCGTCGGGGCCATAGGCCTCAAGCACCTTGGCAGCACCCGCGAACCACAGAATGTGGAATGCCTCCACAGGATCCTCGATGCCGGGATCCACTTCCTCGATGACGGCGCCGGCGTCCGTCAGCACATCCACTGCGGCCCGCACCAGCCGCTCGATCTCCGGGTCGTTGATGCCGAAACCCAGCGTGGGGGAGAAGGCGACACGCATCCCCTTGACGCCGTCGTCCAGTCCGTCCAGGAAGGACCCTGCCGGCGTCGGGAGGGCGGACCAATCGCGCGAATCGAAGCCCGTGATCACATCCAGCAGCAGGGCGGTGTCTTCCACGGTCCGGGTCATGGGCCCGGCATGGGCAAGGGTTCCGAACGGGCTGGCAGGGAACATGGGAACCAGTCCGTAAGTGGGCTTGATGGCCACCGTTCCGGTGAATGCGGCCGGGATGCGCACCGAGCCGCCGCCATCCGTACCCACAGACCAGGGGCCCATTCCGAGTCCCACGGCCGTGGCGCTGCCGCCGCTTGACCCGCCCGACGTCAGACCCTGGGCCCGGGGATTGCCGGTGGAGCCGTGGCGAAGGGAGTCGGTCACTCCCTTCCAGGCGAATTCCGGCGTGGTGGTCTTTCCAATCAGTACGGCGCCTGTTTCCCGCAGCCTCGCCACGCAAGGCGCGTCCTGATCCCAAGGCGCATCGGCATTGATCAGGTTGGTGCCGCGCAGCGTGGGCCGGCCCCGCGTGTAAAAGATGTCCTTGATGGAGGTGGGGACGCCATCACCAGGGCCCAGGGGTTCGCCCTGTCGCCACCGGGCTTCGGATTCGCTGGCCTCCTGCAAAGCACTCTCTGCCTCGACGGAGACGAACGCGTTCACGTCGCCGTTTCCCGCCTCAATGGCGTCCAGGGCAGCCTGGGTGGCCTCCACAGGGGAGACTGTGCCGTTCCGGTATCCCGCCAACAGCTCCACTGCTGTCAGATCGGTAAGATCACTCATTCTTGTTCCTCCTACTGGTTCCGCTGGGGTTCCAGGGTTGCTCGTGGTTAAGTGCGCCGGGGGCTTGCAGCATCAAGAAGGGCACACCTGCTCGTAGGATTGTTGACATCAACTATAGGGAGAAAACGACTCCGGGAACAGGCGGCGGCCTGTTCCCGGAGGAAGACGTCTTTACTGCGGCGGTGCCGCCGCCCTAGAGGCGGGGGAGGGCCATGTACTTGATCTCCAGGAACTCATCCAGGCCAACGCGGCCGCCTTCACGGCCGAGACCGGAGGCCTTGATGCCGCCGAAGGGAGCGGCGGGGTTGGAGACAATGCCGGTGTTCAGGCCCACCATGCCCACCTCCAGCTCCTCGCCCACGCGGAAGGCGCGGTCCAGGTCCTGGGTGAACAGGTAGCTGGCCAGGCCCCAGGGGGTGTCGTTGGCCAGCCGGACAACTTCCTCTTCAGTGTCGAAGGGAATCACGGGGGCCACCGGGCCGAAGATCTCCTCGCTCATCAGCGCCGCGTCCGGGCTGACGTCCGAAAGAACCGTGGGGGAGTAGAAGTAGCCGCTGCCCTCGGGGCGGGAACCGCCGCAGACCACGGTGGCACCCTTGGCAACGGCGTCGTCCACCAGTTCCTGGACCTTGTTCAGCGCCTTCGCTTCCACCAAGGGCCCGACGTCGGTACCCTCCTCCGCGCCGTCGCCCACCTTGAGTGCGCCAAGACGCTTGGCGAGCCGGGCCGAGAACTCGGCGGCGACCGAGCGCTGGACGAAAATGCGGTTGGCGGCGGTGCAGGCCTCGCCCATGTTCCGCATCTTCGCTGCGAAGGCGCCTTCGACGGCGCGGTCCAGGTCGGCATCCTCAAACACGATCAGGGGCGCGTTTCCGCCGAGTTCCATCGAGGAACGCATGACGTTCTTTGCCGCCTGTTCCAGGAGCCGGACACCCACTCCCGTGGATCCGGTAAAGCTGACCTTGCGGGCGATGCCGCTCTCCATCCAGGGGGTGACCACTTCGGATGCCTTGGTGGTGGTGACCACATTCAGCACACCCTTGGGCAGTCCGGCCTCGACCAGGATGTCCACCAGCGCCAGGGAGGACAGAGGCGTGAGGTTGGCGGGCTTGAAGACCATGGTGCAGCCGGCCGCGATGGCAGGGCCGATCTTGCGGGTGCCCATGGCCAGCGGGAAGTTCCACGGCGTCACCAGCACGCAGGGGCCCACCGGCTCCTTCGAGACGAGAATGCGGTTCTTGCCGTCACCGGTGGTGGTCAGGTCGCCGCCGATGCGCACGGCCTCCTCGGAGAACCAGCGAAAGAATTCTGCCGCATACGCCACCTCGCCCTTGGCTTCGGCGAACGGCTTGCCCATTTCGGTGGTCATGATGAGCGCCAGCTCGTCCTGCCGGGCCATGATCAGGTCGAAGGCGCGCCGCAGAATTTCGCTGCGCTCGCGGGGCGGGGTCTTGGCCCACTGCTTCTGCACGCGGCCGGCGGTTTCGATAGCCCGGCGGGCGTCCTCCGGGCCGCCGTCGGCCACGGTGGCGATGACTTCCTCGGTGGCCGGGTTGACGACGTCAAACCGGGCGCCGGAAGCGGCCTCGGACCATTCGCCGTCGATGAACAGGTTGGTGCTCACCTTGGCGACGGCGTCCAGAGCCTTCTGCGAGGTCCGGGAGTTGGTGGTTGCCTGGATGGTCATGAGTGATCCTTTTCTGCTGTGGAAGGGAGTGGCTGGCGGCTGGCAAAGTCTGCCTGTTCGCCGGGGTCGAGGAGTTGGGCCAGATGGCGGCCCGGTCTGGAACTGTCGAGTTGCTGCACCTGCATGGCACAGGAGAACCCGTCAGTGAGGACCACGGAATCCGTATCCGTCTGCCGCAGGGCGGGGGCCAGGGACTGTTCGGCCACCTGCATGCTCACGTCGAAATGCTCCTTTTCGAAGCCGAAGTTCCCCGCGACGCCGCAGCAGCCGGTGGCATCCACGACGTCGGCGACGCCCACGGCGCCGAGCGCCGAGCGCTGGGTGCCGGCGCCGAAGACGGAGTATTCATGGCAGTGCGTCTGCAGCACCACCCGGTCCGGCAGCGGCTGCGCGGGAGCCGGTGTCCATCCTGACTCGGTAAGCTCTTCGATGTGGGATGCGAAGCTGCGCACCCTGGCTGCGACCCTGCGGGCCTGGTCCGTATGGACCAGCTCGGGAAGGTCCTTGCGCAGCGCGGCGGCGCAGCTGGGTTCGACCACCACGATCGGACGGTCCGTCCCGTCGTCGAGCGCGACGGCGGCGTTGCCCAGCAGCTTCCTGGCCGTATCCAGCTGTCCGGTGGAAATCCATGTCAGGCCGCAGCAGGCGTCCGCGGAGCATTCGGTGGCGGAACCCGTGCTAGCCAGAACCCGTGCCGCTGCTCCTGCCACCTCCGGCCGGAAGCCGCGGGTGAAGGTGTCCACGAACAGGACCACGCCGTCCCCGCTTGGTGGGTTGCCGCCGTCACCGGGCTTGCGGACAGGCCCGACGCCGGCCGCGGCCACCTCTCGGCGCCACTCGCTTGCTCCCGCGAAGCGGGGCAGTGCCCGCTTGGTGGTGAGACCGCCCAATGCGGACGCTGCCTTAGCCATGGGCGTGGACATTACGGCATTGACCAGCGGCGCCATCCGCCCGGTGACCTTGAGCCAGCGTGGCAGCCAGCCCAGGGAGTAGTGCGAAAGCGGGCGCCGCTTGCCGTCGTAGTAGTGGGAAAAGAACTCGGATTTGTAGGTGGCCATGTCGACGCCGGTGGGGCAGTCGCTGGAACAGGCCTTGCAGGAAAGACAGAGGTCAAGTGCCTCGCGGACCTCCTCGGACTTCCAGCCTTCCTCCACCGTGCGGGCCCCGCGGACCATGTCCTGCAGCACGCGCGAGCGGCCGCGGGTTGAGTCCTTTTCGTCCTTGGTGGCGCGGTAGCTCGGGCACATTACACCGCCGGCATCCGTGCGGCAGCGGCCGACGCCGATGCAGCTCTGGACGGCATGGACCCAGGGGTCCGCGCCGCTGCCAGCAGAAGTATCGGGGGAGTCGGTCTCGGCCAGCGAGCCGCCGCCGGCGCCGAGCGGGCGGAGATCGAAGCTGGTCCGCCACTGCCGCTGCGGAACACCGTCGAGGGCAAGGTTGGCGTCCATCGCGTCCGCCTCGGTCAGCGATCCCGGATTCAGGATTCCTGCAGGGTCCCAGATGCGGCGGTAGTCGCCGAAAGCCGCCAGCATGCCCGGCGAGTACATCATCGGCAGGAGTTCCGAGCGGGCCCGGCCGTCGCCGTGCTCGCCGGAGAGCGAGCCGCCGTGCCGAACCACCAGTTCGGCGGCTTCGCGCGTGAACTTCCGGAAAACGTCCCGGCCTGCCTCGGTGCGCAGGTCGTACGTGATGCGGATGTGCATGCAGCCGGCACCGAAGTGGCCGTACATGACACCCTTGAGGTCGTGGCGTGCGAGGAGTTCGCGGAAGTCGAAGAGGTAGTCGGCCAACCTTTCGGGTGCCACGGCGGAGTCCTCCCAGCCGGGCCAGGATTCACCTCCGGTGGAGAGCCGTGCAGAGAGCCCGGCGCCGTCCTCCCGCACACGCCACAGGGATGCGCGCTCGATGCTGTCAGGAACTGTTCGGCCGTCCACCAGCCGACCGTTTTCCTTCAGGCGGGCAAGCAGGCGGTCCGCTTCGGCCTGAACCTCGCCGGGGTTGTCGCCGTCGAGGTCGACATAGAGCCAGGCCTTGCCCTCGGGCAAGCCAAGCACGGAGCGGTCCCCGCGGCGGAAGCGCATGGTGTCCACGATCGCCTCGTCGATGCCTTCCACGGCAGCGGGGGAGAACTCCAGGATGGTCCCGATGTCTTTGGCTG
Proteins encoded:
- a CDS encoding NAD-dependent succinate-semialdehyde dehydrogenase, whose product is MTIQATTNSRTSQKALDAVAKVSTNLFIDGEWSEAASGARFDVVNPATEEVIATVADGGPEDARRAIETAGRVQKQWAKTPPRERSEILRRAFDLIMARQDELALIMTTEMGKPFAEAKGEVAYAAEFFRWFSEEAVRIGGDLTTTGDGKNRILVSKEPVGPCVLVTPWNFPLAMGTRKIGPAIAAGCTMVFKPANLTPLSSLALVDILVEAGLPKGVLNVVTTTKASEVVTPWMESGIARKVSFTGSTGVGVRLLEQAAKNVMRSSMELGGNAPLIVFEDADLDRAVEGAFAAKMRNMGEACTAANRIFVQRSVAAEFSARLAKRLGALKVGDGAEEGTDVGPLVEAKALNKVQELVDDAVAKGATVVCGGSRPEGSGYFYSPTVLSDVSPDAALMSEEIFGPVAPVIPFDTEEEVVRLANDTPWGLASYLFTQDLDRAFRVGEELEVGMVGLNTGIVSNPAAPFGGIKASGLGREGGRVGLDEFLEIKYMALPRL
- a CDS encoding FAD-binding and (Fe-S)-binding domain-containing protein — encoded protein: MIDAAHPPATPATDAGKQGEDTTQPAVLARLASAGVAADSSPRRLAEYSYDASNYRVAPLAVVFPHTVEDVIAIVAACRETATPLIGRGGGTSMAGNAMGPGVVLDFSRHMNRIHRIDEAAGTVAVDPGVVLAVLSREVEKATGHRYTFAPDPSSKNRASVGGSLGNDACGNHSVRYGRTSDHVAEIDVVTSDGARLTATATGLRATDPADADSEQRAAVLTVQLKELAHNNLAGFRTELERIQRQVSGYHLANLLPEKGFNVARALAGSEGTCAVIVGARMKLVPKPASALLVCLGYADVVDAAKDIGTILEFSPAAVEGIDEAIVDTMRFRRGDRSVLGLPEGKAWLYVDLDGDNPGEVQAEADRLLARLKENGRLVDGRTVPDSIERASLWRVREDGAGLSARLSTGGESWPGWEDSAVAPERLADYLFDFRELLARHDLKGVMYGHFGAGCMHIRITYDLRTEAGRDVFRKFTREAAELVVRHGGSLSGEHGDGRARSELLPMMYSPGMLAAFGDYRRIWDPAGILNPGSLTEADAMDANLALDGVPQRQWRTSFDLRPLGAGGGSLAETDSPDTSAGSGADPWVHAVQSCIGVGRCRTDAGGVMCPSYRATKDEKDSTRGRSRVLQDMVRGARTVEEGWKSEEVREALDLCLSCKACSSDCPTGVDMATYKSEFFSHYYDGKRRPLSHYSLGWLPRWLKVTGRMAPLVNAVMSTPMAKAASALGGLTTKRALPRFAGASEWRREVAAAGVGPVRKPGDGGNPPSGDGVVLFVDTFTRGFRPEVAGAAARVLASTGSATECSADACCGLTWISTGQLDTARKLLGNAAVALDDGTDRPIVVVEPSCAAALRKDLPELVHTDQARRVAARVRSFASHIEELTESGWTPAPAQPLPDRVVLQTHCHEYSVFGAGTQRSALGAVGVADVVDATGCCGVAGNFGFEKEHFDVSMQVAEQSLAPALRQTDTDSVVLTDGFSCAMQVQQLDSSRPGRHLAQLLDPGEQADFASRQPLPSTAEKDHS
- a CDS encoding amidase; its protein translation is MSDLTDLTAVELLAGYRNGTVSPVEATQAALDAIEAGNGDVNAFVSVEAESALQEASESEARWRQGEPLGPGDGVPTSIKDIFYTRGRPTLRGTNLINADAPWDQDAPCVARLRETGAVLIGKTTTPEFAWKGVTDSLRHGSTGNPRAQGLTSGGSSGGSATAVGLGMGPWSVGTDGGGSVRIPAAFTGTVAIKPTYGLVPMFPASPFGTLAHAGPMTRTVEDTALLLDVITGFDSRDWSALPTPAGSFLDGLDDGVKGMRVAFSPTLGFGINDPEIERLVRAAVDVLTDAGAVIEEVDPGIEDPVEAFHILWFAGAAKVLEAYGPDAINKVDPGLRRSIQEQGEISASDFLGATAVRMDLGVKMGLFHETYDLLLTPTLPIPAFPRDLDAPEGWHSPNWTSWTPYTYPFNMTQQPAISVPCGFTAAGLPAGLQIIGPRHADRKVLRAAQTYEKAAAWGTERPARLAAHHR